The following are encoded in a window of Aromatoleum petrolei genomic DNA:
- a CDS encoding bifunctional salicylyl-CoA 5-hydroxylase/oxidoreductase: MRIVCIGGGPAGLYFAILMKKLNPAHEIRVIERNRPYDTFGWGVVFSDATMDNMREWDPETADAIQVAFNHWDDIELHFKGRTIRSGGHGFVGIGRKMMLNILQARCEELGVELVFDREVESDAEFPDADLVIASDGINSRVRNKYAEVFKPDIVTRPNRYIWLGTTKLFDAFTFFFEKTEHGWFQAHIYKFDDNTTTFIVECPEHVWKAHGLDTADQEQSIAFCEQLFGKHLDGHRLMTNSRHLRGSAWLNFQRVKCEQWHHYNGKSHVVLMGDAVHTAHFAIGSGTKLALEDAIELTRLFRDEGDTREHIPAVLERYQAARNIDVLRLQNAAWNAMEWFEVCGARYCDTLEPEQFMYSMLTRSQRISHENLRLRDAGWLEGYERWLARKAGLEVRDDETPPPPMFTPFKLRGLTLANRIVMSPMAMYSAEDGAANDFHLVHFGSRALGGAGLLYTEMTCVSPDARITPGCAGMYKPEHVNAWKRIVDFVHGNSDAKIGMQLGHAGRKGATKLAWEGIDEPLDTGAWELISASPLPYLPHSQVPRAMTRDDMERVRNDFVRATRMAAEAGFDILELHCAHGYLLSSFLSPLTNRRTDEFGGDLENRARFPLEVFKAMRAMWPTNRPMSVRLSCHDWFPGGNTADDAVAIARLFKEAGADIIDCSSGQVWKGDQPVYGRMYQTPFADRIRNEVGIPTLAVGAISEADHANSIIAAGRADLCAIARPHLADPAWTLHEAAKIGFGDVAWPKQYRSARGQYETNLQRAAAAASIAK, encoded by the coding sequence ATGCGTATCGTCTGTATCGGTGGCGGGCCCGCGGGGCTGTATTTCGCGATCCTGATGAAGAAGCTGAACCCGGCGCACGAGATCCGCGTGATCGAGCGGAACCGCCCCTACGACACCTTCGGCTGGGGCGTCGTGTTCTCGGACGCGACGATGGACAACATGCGCGAGTGGGACCCGGAGACGGCCGACGCGATCCAGGTCGCGTTCAACCACTGGGACGACATCGAGCTCCATTTCAAGGGGCGCACGATCCGCAGCGGCGGGCACGGCTTCGTCGGCATCGGCCGCAAGATGATGCTCAACATCCTGCAGGCGCGCTGCGAGGAACTGGGCGTCGAGCTCGTGTTCGATCGCGAGGTCGAGTCGGACGCCGAGTTTCCCGACGCCGATCTCGTCATCGCCTCCGACGGCATCAACTCACGCGTCCGCAACAAATACGCGGAGGTGTTCAAGCCCGACATCGTCACGCGGCCCAACCGCTACATCTGGCTCGGCACGACCAAGCTCTTCGACGCCTTCACGTTCTTCTTCGAGAAGACCGAGCATGGCTGGTTCCAGGCCCACATCTACAAGTTCGACGACAACACGACGACCTTCATCGTCGAATGCCCCGAGCACGTGTGGAAGGCGCACGGCCTCGACACCGCCGACCAGGAGCAGTCGATCGCGTTCTGCGAACAGCTCTTCGGCAAGCACCTCGATGGCCACCGCCTGATGACCAACTCGCGCCACCTGCGCGGCTCGGCGTGGCTCAACTTCCAGCGCGTGAAGTGCGAGCAGTGGCACCACTACAACGGCAAGAGCCACGTCGTGCTGATGGGCGATGCCGTGCACACCGCGCATTTCGCGATCGGCTCGGGCACCAAGCTCGCGCTCGAAGATGCGATCGAGCTCACGCGGCTCTTCCGCGACGAGGGCGATACGCGCGAACACATCCCCGCGGTGCTGGAGCGCTATCAGGCGGCCCGCAACATCGACGTGCTGCGGCTGCAGAACGCCGCGTGGAACGCGATGGAATGGTTCGAGGTGTGCGGCGCACGCTACTGCGATACCTTGGAGCCTGAGCAGTTCATGTACTCGATGCTGACGCGCTCGCAGCGCATTTCGCACGAGAACCTGCGGCTGCGCGACGCGGGCTGGCTCGAAGGCTACGAACGCTGGCTCGCGCGCAAGGCCGGGCTGGAGGTACGCGACGACGAGACCCCGCCGCCGCCGATGTTCACCCCGTTCAAGCTGCGGGGCCTGACGCTCGCGAACCGCATCGTGATGTCACCGATGGCGATGTACTCGGCCGAGGACGGCGCCGCCAACGACTTCCACCTCGTGCATTTCGGCTCGCGTGCCTTGGGCGGCGCGGGGCTCCTGTATACCGAGATGACCTGCGTGTCGCCCGATGCGCGCATCACGCCGGGATGCGCGGGCATGTACAAGCCCGAGCATGTGAATGCGTGGAAGCGCATCGTCGATTTCGTGCATGGCAATTCGGATGCGAAGATCGGTATGCAGCTCGGCCATGCCGGCCGCAAGGGCGCGACGAAGCTCGCCTGGGAAGGCATCGACGAACCGCTCGACACCGGTGCATGGGAACTGATCTCCGCCTCGCCGCTGCCCTACCTGCCGCACTCGCAGGTGCCGCGTGCGATGACGCGCGACGACATGGAGCGCGTGCGCAACGACTTCGTGCGCGCCACGCGCATGGCGGCCGAGGCCGGCTTCGACATCCTGGAGCTGCACTGCGCGCACGGCTATCTGCTGTCGAGCTTCCTGTCGCCGCTGACCAACCGCCGCACGGACGAGTTCGGCGGTGACCTCGAGAACCGTGCGCGCTTCCCGCTCGAAGTGTTCAAGGCAATGCGTGCGATGTGGCCGACGAACCGCCCGATGTCGGTGCGCCTGTCGTGCCACGACTGGTTCCCGGGGGGCAACACCGCTGACGACGCCGTCGCGATCGCGCGTCTTTTCAAGGAGGCCGGCGCCGACATCATCGACTGCTCGTCTGGCCAGGTGTGGAAGGGCGACCAGCCGGTGTACGGCCGCATGTACCAGACGCCGTTCGCCGACCGCATTCGCAACGAGGTCGGCATCCCGACGCTCGCGGTTGGTGCGATCTCCGAGGCCGACCACGCGAACAGCATCATCGCTGCGGGCCGCGCGGACCTGTGCGCCATCGCGCGACCGCACCTTGCGGACCCGGCGTGGACGCTGCACGAAGCGGCGAAGATCGGCTTCGGCGACGTCGCGTGGCCGAAGCAGTACCGCTCCGCCCGCGGCCAATACGAGACCAACCTGCAGCGCGCCGCCGCGGCGGCCTCGATAGCCAAATAG